The Globicephala melas chromosome X, mGloMel1.2, whole genome shotgun sequence genome window below encodes:
- the NXT2 gene encoding NTF2-related export protein 2 isoform X2 encodes MDKRRQALTRLYLDKATLVWNGNVVTGLEALTKFFDVLPSSEFQVNMLDCQPVHEQATQAQATVLVVTSGTVKFDGNRQHYFNQNFLLTAQSTADNIVWKIASDCFRFQDWESS; translated from the exons ATGGACAAGAGAAGACAG gcACTAACCAGGCTGTATCTGGACAAGGCCACCTTAGTATGGAATGGAAATGTTGTAACAGGGCTGGAAGCCCTAACTAAGTTTTTTGACGTGTTGCCTTCTAGTGAGTTTCAGGTCAATATGCTAGATTGCCAGCCAGTTCATG AGCAAGCTACTCAGGCCCAGGCTACAGTTCTTGTGGTGACCAGTGGAACTGTGAAGTTTGATGGAAACAGACAACACTACTTCAACCAGAACTTCCTGCTGACTGCTCAGTCTACTGCTGACAATATCGTGTGGAAGATTGCAAGCGACTGCTTCCGTTTTCAAGATTGGGAAAGTAGTTAA
- the NXT2 gene encoding NTF2-related export protein 2 isoform X1 encodes MARPMDFKIYVDQACKAAEEFVNIYYETMDKRRQALTRLYLDKATLVWNGNVVTGLEALTKFFDVLPSSEFQVNMLDCQPVHEQATQAQATVLVVTSGTVKFDGNRQHYFNQNFLLTAQSTADNIVWKIASDCFRFQDWESS; translated from the exons ATGGCCAGGCCCATG gattttaaaatttatgtagatCAGGCATGCAAAGCTGCTGAGGAATTTGTCAATATTTACTATGAGACAATGGACAAGAGAAGACAG gcACTAACCAGGCTGTATCTGGACAAGGCCACCTTAGTATGGAATGGAAATGTTGTAACAGGGCTGGAAGCCCTAACTAAGTTTTTTGACGTGTTGCCTTCTAGTGAGTTTCAGGTCAATATGCTAGATTGCCAGCCAGTTCATG AGCAAGCTACTCAGGCCCAGGCTACAGTTCTTGTGGTGACCAGTGGAACTGTGAAGTTTGATGGAAACAGACAACACTACTTCAACCAGAACTTCCTGCTGACTGCTCAGTCTACTGCTGACAATATCGTGTGGAAGATTGCAAGCGACTGCTTCCGTTTTCAAGATTGGGAAAGTAGTTAA